One window of the Pseudarthrobacter sp. ATCC 49987 genome contains the following:
- a CDS encoding OsmC family protein, protein MAATRTAHTVWNGDLMTGAGNTTLDSSDLGNFDVTWKARAEASEGKTSPEELIAAAHSACFSMAFSLAVAQAGHTPEEVNTKADVTFVPGTGITDSHLTVSARIPGITEDEFQRIAEEAKVGCPVSAALTGIKITLDATLAS, encoded by the coding sequence ATGGCAGCAACACGCACCGCACACACTGTATGGAACGGCGACCTGATGACCGGCGCCGGCAACACCACGCTGGACAGCTCGGACCTGGGCAACTTCGACGTCACCTGGAAGGCGCGGGCCGAGGCCTCCGAGGGCAAGACCAGCCCGGAAGAACTCATCGCCGCGGCACATTCGGCCTGTTTCTCCATGGCCTTCAGCCTCGCCGTCGCCCAGGCCGGCCACACCCCCGAGGAAGTCAACACCAAGGCGGATGTCACCTTCGTACCCGGCACCGGCATCACGGACAGCCACCTGACCGTCAGTGCCCGGATCCCGGGGATCACGGAGGACGAGTTCCAGCGCATCGCTGAGGAAGCCAAGGTCGGCTGCCCCGTCTCAGCCGCCCTCACCGGCATCAAGATCACCCTGGACGCCACCCTGGCCTCCTAG